The genomic stretch GCCGGCCACGTACTCCGGGAGACCGGCACCGCCGGCGTGCTGGTTGACGAAGTCCCCGGCGGCGTACCGCTCGGCGGGGTCGTAGCGGGTGACCCACAGGTGCTTGGCGGCGAAGGTGGCCCGGCGGTGGATCGGGCTGCCCGGGTCGGCGAGCAGCGTCGGCTGGCCCTCGGGGAGGAGCGCGTAGGCGACCGGGTCGCCCAGGCGGTTGCGGCTCTGCGGGTTGGTGATGTGCCAGACGCGCCCGATGCTCTGGTCGGCCATCCGCTGTGCCTCGGACTCCCGGCGCAGCGGCGTCCGCTGCTGGCGGAAGGCGTTCCCGCGCGGGTTGTCCGGTCCCATCGGCACCCGGACGAAGTCGAGCTCCTCGACCGTGTTGGTCGGGCCGTCGACCATCATGTCCAGCCGCGCGCTGAACAGGTGCTGGTGGAACGGCGCCCCGAGCCCCGGTGCCAGCTGGGAGGCGTAGGGGTAGCCGGCGCCCGGGTAGGCGGAGGTGAAGACGACGCCGGTGGCCTTGACCTCGAACCCGATGGTTCCGTCGAGGTAGAGGTACCAGTAGAAGCCGTAGTCGTAGTTGCCGATGGTGGTGAAGAAGCTGACCACCATCCGGCGCTGGCGGCGGGTCTCCGCGGAGCCGGCCCACAGGTCGGTGTGCTTCCAGAGGACGCCGAAGTCCTCCTCGTGCATGCAGATGGCGTTGCGGAGGACCTGCGGCGCGCCGAGCTCGTCGGCGATGACGGCGTCCATGTAGGTGATGTCGCCGAGGCAGTCGCAGCCCAGTTCCAGGGCGTTGGCGTAGCGGCCGACCAGGTACTCGCCGGTGTCGAAGTAGTTCTGCCAGGACCGGACGGGGGAGGGGTCGGCGTAGGGCACCACCATCTCGGCGATGGAGGCCCGGTGGATGACCGGCCGCAGCCGGCCGCCGTCGGTGAAGCCGATCTGGTGGAGGGTCAGCCCCTCGCGGGCGTCGAAGCCGACGCGCAGCTGCCAGCCCTCCCAGGTGAGCAGGTTCCCGTCGAGGGTGAAGCTCGGCCCCTCGGGCTGGGTGATCTCGATGGGCTTCTGCGTGGTGCGCATCGGGCCGGTCACGCTGGGGTCGTTGAAGTTGCCCGACTCCTCGGGGACCGGCACCGGGCCGAGGTCGATGACCTGGTCGACGGTCCTGTTGACGACGTCCACGTAGGCGACCAGCCCGTCGATCGGGTGCGCCCACGGGTGGTCGGCGGGGTGGTCCTGGCGGAAGGCGAGGCCGCGCAGGATGCGCCGGCCCTCCTCCTCCGGGTACTCGAAGACCCCGGCGGAGAGCGGGGCGACCCGCACGTCGGCCACGTCGAGCTCGCGGGCGGCCAGCGCGGCCAGCCAGCGCGGGTCGGTGGCGAGCACCTCCTCGACCACGCCGAACTCGGAGTCCAGGACCGGCAGCTGCCCGTCGGTCGCCGCGTCCAGGTCGCGGCGGCTGACCACCTCCCGTCGCGTCAGCGACACGACGACGTCGCGCGCGGCCGGCTGCGCCGCGCCCTCGTGCAGGAGGGCCCGGACGGCCCGGTCCGGGGTGCCCGCGTCCGCGTACAGCACGTCCTTCGGTGGCTCCTCCAGCCCCAGGTAGACGAAGCGGGTCCCGTCGGTGACGAGACCGGCCTCCACGAGCACCGCGCGCGCCTCGACGACCTCGTCCGCGGTCAGCTGGGCGAGCGGGTGGGTGGCGGTCGTCGAACTGGGGACGGTGGTCATGACTCTCCCGATCGTTCGTCTACGCGTGTAGAAAGAAGGCGTGAGTCAGGTTACATCCCGCGCACCGTCGTGGGAAGGTCGTGCCACCACCTCCACCGCGGCCGGGCGGCCGGGCCGCGGTGGGTGGCTGGCGCTGCCGGCCGCCCTCGCGATGGCCGCGTCGGTGGCCGTCCACCTGGTGGCTGCGGCGGGCATGGCCGCCCACTCGACCGTCCACGCGCTCGCCGTGCTCGGCATGGCGGCGCTGTGCGTGCCCTGCCTGGTGCACCTGGTCCTGGTGCCCGGACCACGGGTCTGGCGCCGGGTCG from Modestobacter roseus encodes the following:
- a CDS encoding primary-amine oxidase gives rise to the protein MTTVPSSTTATHPLAQLTADEVVEARAVLVEAGLVTDGTRFVYLGLEEPPKDVLYADAGTPDRAVRALLHEGAAQPAARDVVVSLTRREVVSRRDLDAATDGQLPVLDSEFGVVEEVLATDPRWLAALAARELDVADVRVAPLSAGVFEYPEEEGRRILRGLAFRQDHPADHPWAHPIDGLVAYVDVVNRTVDQVIDLGPVPVPEESGNFNDPSVTGPMRTTQKPIEITQPEGPSFTLDGNLLTWEGWQLRVGFDAREGLTLHQIGFTDGGRLRPVIHRASIAEMVVPYADPSPVRSWQNYFDTGEYLVGRYANALELGCDCLGDITYMDAVIADELGAPQVLRNAICMHEEDFGVLWKHTDLWAGSAETRRQRRMVVSFFTTIGNYDYGFYWYLYLDGTIGFEVKATGVVFTSAYPGAGYPYASQLAPGLGAPFHQHLFSARLDMMVDGPTNTVEELDFVRVPMGPDNPRGNAFRQQRTPLRRESEAQRMADQSIGRVWHITNPQSRNRLGDPVAYALLPEGQPTLLADPGSPIHRRATFAAKHLWVTRYDPAERYAAGDFVNQHAGGAGLPEYVAGDRELEGTDLVVWHTFGLTHVPRPEDWPVMPVDYTGFRLKPVGFFDRNPTLDVPPNASSHCRSRAAGGGDSPDDGCCHG